CGCGCCGGCGGCGGCGCCCCCCGCCGCGGACTTCAAGCGCAGGTCGAAGGAGAAGCGGGTTCCCTTCCCCACCTCGCTCTCCACGACCATCTTGCTGCCATGCAGCGCCACCAGCTTCTGGCTGATGGAGAGGCCCAGCCCCGTCCCGCCGTACTTCATCCCGATGTCGTAGTTCGCCTGGGTGTACTCCTCGAAGATGGCGGCGAGGCGGTCCGGTGGAATCCCGATCCCCGTGTCACTCACCTGGAAGGACAGGTCACACGCGTCGCCGTCCCGGGACCGGAGGACCACGCTGACCTTGACCCCACCCTTCTCCGTGAACTTGAGGGCGTTGCTCACGAGGTTCGTGAGGATCTGCCCCAGCTTGACGGGGTCCCCCAGGAGAATGGCCGGGACCCGCTCGTCGGTCTCCATCTGGAGCAGCAGCCGCTTCTCCTCGGCCCGGGCGGCCTGGCCGTTCAGGATGTCGCCGAGCAGCTCCCGGAGAGAGAACTCGCGCTGCTCCAGCGAGAGCCTGCCCGCCTCGATCTTGCTCCAGTCCAGGATGTCGTTGACCAGCGCGAGCAGGTTGCCGGACGCGGAGCCGAGGATGCGCAGGTACTTCGACTGCTTGTCGGAGAGCGGCGTCATCCCCAGAAGCCGCGTGGCGGCGGTGATGGCGTTGAGGGGGTTGCGGACCTCATGGCTGAGGGTGGCGAGCAGCGCCGCCTTCGCCTGGGCCAGCTGCTCCGCCTTGCGGCGGGACATCAGCAGCTCGCGCTCATAGCGCTTGCGCTCCGTCATGTTGAAGAGCGTCGTCCGGACGGAGCGCGGCCTGCCGAGCGCGTCCCGCTTCTGCACGGAGTTGATCAGTGCGGGCAGCGGACGGCCGTCCGCACGGACGAGGTCCAGCGAGAGCTCGTGGATGAAGCCCTGCATCTGGAGCAGCGGGGCGTAGTGGGTCTCGTGGAAGATGCGGCCCGCGACCGTGAGCAGCTCGCAGAACCGCTTGCCGCCGAGCAAGTCCTCCCTGGAGTAGCCCGTCCAGGTCAGGAAGGTCTGGTTGACCTTGAGGATGCGCCCCTCCGGGCTCGTGGAGAGGTAGCCACACGGAGCATTCTCATAGAGTTCTTCCGCCGAGTCCTCGGAAGAGTCCTCCCCCTGCCCGGTGTCAGCGCTTCCTTGCATTGTCCTCCTTCAGTAGCCCAGGAAGTGCTTCATCGCGGCGATGGTTTCCTCGGGAGCGCTCAGGTTCGGGCAGTGTCCGGTCGCCTTGAGGCGGACCAGCTGGCCCGCAGGCAGCCGCCGGCACACGTACTCCCCCACCGCATCCCCGGCAATGACGTCGTTCGAGCACTGGAGCACGAGGGAGGGCGTCTTGACCTTCGGAAGCTCCGCCCGATGGTCGGAGAGGAAGGTCACCTTCGCGAATTGCTTCGCGATTTCGGGATCCATGCGGCAGAAGCTGTTGGTGAGCTCCGCGCCAAGCTCGGGCCGGTCCGGGTTGCCCATGATGACGGGCGCCATCGTGCTGGACCAGCCCAGGTAGTTGTCATCGAGCGACTCCAACAACTGGAGGATGTCCTCGCGGGAGAAGCCGCCGGCATACCCGCCATCGTTGATGTAGCAGGGCGAGGGGCCGATGAGCACGAGCCGGGCGAAGCGCTCCGGCTCCTTGATGGCCGCCAGCACGCCCACCATCGCGCTCACCGAGTGACCGACGAAGACACACTGCTCGAGCCGCAGCTCGTGGCAGATCCGCAGGACGTCATCGGCGTAGCCCTCCAGCGTTGCGTACCGGTCGCGGTCATAGGCCGCGAGCTCCGAGCCGCCAGCCCCCACGTGGTCGAAGAGCACGGTGCGGTAGTCCTGCTCGAACGCGGGCGCGACGAACCGCCACATGTTCTGGTCGCAGCCGAAGCCATGGGCGAACACCATGGGCTGCGTGCCTTGCCCCTTCACCTTGATGTTGTTGCGGGCAAGCACGTTCATGTGTCGCTCCAATGTGAAGGGAACAGTCGACCCCAGGATGAAGTGACGGAGTCCCCACGCGTTGGATCAATTCCTTCCTGGGAGAAGAGTCCAGCCCGGGCAGCATCCATCACCGGGGCCTGGAGCGCCTCAAGGCTCCGGGACGCGCAGGTCGCGGGAGCGCAGCAGCATGGCGGACGCGGTCGCGGGGGCGAGCACCGACGCGATGATGATGCTCCAGTCCCAGGGCCCCCGCGCGCGGGCGGCGTTGAAGGCCAATGCCTGCACCAATGTCAGACAGGCATCCGCGGTGGTGAGCCGCCCCAGCAGCGTGGCCAGGTTGTCACGCCAGCGGCGCAGGAGCAGCAACAGGCCCACGATGAGCCCCACGTCGAACGCCACCCAGCCGTGCTGCACCCACGGCGAGGGGAACCAGCGCGCGCTCATGGGCAGCGCGAGCAGCACCGTCCACGGCACCAGCAGCGCCGTCAGCGCCCGCACGAAGAAGCGCGGCCGGCGCAGCAGCGTCACGAGCCCGAACCTCACCAGGCTTCCCCGCGCGAAGGCCCGGAGCGCGTCGTAGATGGCCCACGGTGCCGGCTCGTCCTTCGGGTGCGACAGATAGAGCGTCACCCACGCGTCGGGGCGGAACTTCGCCTTGAAGGCGCGCAGGCCCTCGAAGTCGAACAGCGGGCGCCCGGCGCTGCGCGCGAACCGCAGCCACGGCCGCACCGGCCCCGCGAGCGGCGCCAGACCCAGCGTCACGTACTGGCGCCCGTTCAAGGCCGCCGCGCGCATCGCGGCGTCCACCAGCGTCTCCGCCGTGCCGTTGGGCGCGGAGGGTTCGCGCAGCAGGTCCTGGAGGAACCAGCCGTCGCGCGCGTACACGGGCGTCACCGACAGGAAGCCCACCACGCGGCCCTCCACCTCCGCCACGAAGGCGCGGCGCTCGCGGGCGAAGGCTCCCGGGGCCAGCCCCACCAGGAAGCCCATGGTCGCCATGCGGCGTGACGCGAGCCAGTGCTCGGCCAGCACCTCCACCGCCGCTCGCAGCGGGTGGC
The sequence above is drawn from the Corallococcus sp. NCRR genome and encodes:
- a CDS encoding bifunctional lysylphosphatidylglycerol flippase/synthetase MprF, which translates into the protein MADPHQDPAVDPRERVLTLLKQHGWNATSFQVLQPGFEYWFAPEGDGCIAYVDTGGAWVAGGGPIAAQERVRDVVGAFHRAARSAGRRVSFFATESRFSKLVPFEELPIGEQPVWDPAKWDAVVKGSRSLREQLRRARSHGVRVREVPAEVMETEGHPLRAAVEVLAEHWLASRRMATMGFLVGLAPGAFARERRAFVAEVEGRVVGFLSVTPVYARDGWFLQDLLREPSAPNGTAETLVDAAMRAAALNGRQYVTLGLAPLAGPVRPWLRFARSAGRPLFDFEGLRAFKAKFRPDAWVTLYLSHPKDEPAPWAIYDALRAFARGSLVRFGLVTLLRRPRFFVRALTALLVPWTVLLALPMSARWFPSPWVQHGWVAFDVGLIVGLLLLLRRWRDNLATLLGRLTTADACLTLVQALAFNAARARGPWDWSIIIASVLAPATASAMLLRSRDLRVPEP
- a CDS encoding alpha/beta fold hydrolase, translating into MNVLARNNIKVKGQGTQPMVFAHGFGCDQNMWRFVAPAFEQDYRTVLFDHVGAGGSELAAYDRDRYATLEGYADDVLRICHELRLEQCVFVGHSVSAMVGVLAAIKEPERFARLVLIGPSPCYINDGGYAGGFSREDILQLLESLDDNYLGWSSTMAPVIMGNPDRPELGAELTNSFCRMDPEIAKQFAKVTFLSDHRAELPKVKTPSLVLQCSNDVIAGDAVGEYVCRRLPAGQLVRLKATGHCPNLSAPEETIAAMKHFLGY
- a CDS encoding PAS domain-containing hybrid sensor histidine kinase/response regulator, yielding MQGSADTGQGEDSSEDSAEELYENAPCGYLSTSPEGRILKVNQTFLTWTGYSREDLLGGKRFCELLTVAGRIFHETHYAPLLQMQGFIHELSLDLVRADGRPLPALINSVQKRDALGRPRSVRTTLFNMTERKRYERELLMSRRKAEQLAQAKAALLATLSHEVRNPLNAITAATRLLGMTPLSDKQSKYLRILGSASGNLLALVNDILDWSKIEAGRLSLEQREFSLRELLGDILNGQAARAEEKRLLLQMETDERVPAILLGDPVKLGQILTNLVSNALKFTEKGGVKVSVVLRSRDGDACDLSFQVSDTGIGIPPDRLAAIFEEYTQANYDIGMKYGGTGLGLSISQKLVALHGSKMVVESEVGKGTRFSFDLRLKSAAGGAAAGAAPSTEASPRALRGLKVLVVEDNEVNTYVLARWFEHWGVSFDAARNGHEAVERLRQGGYELVLMDLHMPVLDGYDALKVIRQLPDERLRQIPIIAISASTRAWQESKVLASGFTDFIGKPFDEGVLFRKMARCTSRAAPEAPAHPPEAAPPASGAAADSLVLAPDFSFTKLRQWGAGDPRASPALARSSVQALEQARLALTAAIKKGAPDEYERACEALTGTLHLLEAHGLAAALRRARSLLAGNAPEPARMQAAVFAIDWEVESLVGALLAVASEVNT